In Dolichospermum flos-aquae CCAP 1403/13F, the following proteins share a genomic window:
- a CDS encoding glycosyltransferase family 39 protein, which yields MNQSQLLTKTNPPSWLKILVIIFMGLSIFCRFTNLGQKIYSSDENWTSVAISGHTLNELKQEVSQNQGIIPISNFDKYQHINLDRGVADTVNYLITSDPQHPPLYYVMVRLWAQVFGDSPAGVRSLSAVISLLIFPTVYWLCLELFDSAVVGWLAMALIAVSPLQLYFAQEARQYTLWMVEILGSSAALLRAMRQENKSNWALYSLSLVLGLYTHLFTGLIMISHGIYVIIQQQFHFTKTFINYLISTIAAFLIFLPWLLVFITNIHTALALTSGFGIKYINNPFELIAIFLDRVTRIFFDLNFTTSIILARFTDEGSLYYSITSLIFSLILIIYSLFLLVRNYQNKAYLFIFLLGGFPSLLLMVYDITSGGSRSLQVRYQLPLYLCLEITVAYLLSFAFQILQEQLWRRKIAQLLMVLFLLAGLVSDVTFFQARSWWTQSSSRLIIQTIQTMNKSESPLLVINNAPINLGGILALSHYSPKVPLLPVADNEIMQIPENYDQIFFIQNNSRSFHQMEQDEKYAEKAIIVLDIPPGGLWEFEKGQQS from the coding sequence ATGAACCAATCACAACTACTAACAAAAACAAATCCCCCAAGTTGGTTAAAAATTTTAGTAATAATCTTCATGGGATTAAGTATTTTCTGTCGGTTTACCAATTTAGGGCAAAAAATTTATTCCAGTGATGAAAATTGGACATCTGTAGCAATTTCTGGACACACATTAAACGAGTTGAAACAGGAAGTTTCTCAAAATCAAGGCATAATTCCCATTAGTAATTTTGACAAATATCAACATATTAATCTAGATCGCGGTGTGGCTGATACAGTAAATTATTTAATCACCTCAGACCCACAGCATCCCCCTTTGTATTACGTTATGGTCAGATTGTGGGCGCAAGTATTTGGGGATTCTCCTGCTGGTGTGAGAAGTTTATCAGCAGTGATCAGTTTATTGATTTTTCCTACTGTATATTGGCTGTGTTTAGAGTTATTTGATTCAGCGGTTGTGGGATGGTTAGCAATGGCACTAATTGCCGTTTCTCCCCTACAATTATATTTTGCTCAAGAAGCACGTCAATATACTTTATGGATGGTGGAAATCCTTGGATCAAGTGCTGCTTTATTACGAGCTATGAGACAAGAAAATAAAAGTAATTGGGCTTTGTATAGTCTCTCTTTAGTCTTGGGATTATACACTCATTTATTCACAGGTTTGATCATGATATCTCATGGTATTTATGTAATTATTCAACAACAGTTTCATTTTACAAAAACTTTCATTAATTATCTAATTAGTACAATCGCTGCCTTTTTAATATTTTTACCTTGGTTGCTTGTATTTATCACCAATATTCATACAGCATTAGCGTTAACTTCAGGGTTTGGCATAAAATATATCAATAATCCTTTCGAGCTAATTGCTATTTTTCTAGATCGAGTTACTCGCATATTTTTTGATCTAAATTTTACTACAAGTATAATACTTGCCCGCTTCACTGATGAAGGTTCTTTATACTATAGTATTACTTCGTTAATATTTAGCTTAATTCTAATTATTTATTCCCTATTTCTTCTAGTAAGAAATTATCAAAATAAAGCTTATTTATTTATTTTTCTATTGGGAGGATTTCCTAGTTTATTGTTGATGGTATATGACATAACCTCTGGAGGAAGTCGGTCTCTTCAAGTCCGCTACCAATTGCCTTTATATCTTTGCTTAGAAATTACGGTAGCTTATCTTTTAAGTTTTGCTTTTCAAATTCTGCAAGAGCAACTTTGGCGGAGAAAAATAGCTCAATTACTGATGGTTTTATTTCTTTTAGCTGGATTAGTTTCTGATGTTACATTTTTTCAAGCTCGGAGTTGGTGGACGCAATCAAGTAGTAGATTGATTATCCAAACTATTCAAACTATGAATAAATCAGAAAGTCCATTATTGGTAATTAATAACGCTCCTATAAATTTAGGAGGAATTTTAGCTTTAAGTCATTATTCTCCAAAAGTTCCTTTATTGCCAGTAGCAGACAATGAAATTATGCAAATTCCTGAAAATTATGATCAGATTTTCTTCATACAAAATAATAGTCGGTCATTCCATCAAATGGAACAGGATGAAAAGTATGCTGAAAAAGCAATAATAGTATTAGATATACCACCGGGAGGTTTATGGGAATTTGAGAAAGGTCAGCAATCATAA
- a CDS encoding Npun_F0813 family protein: MTGVLQKNQFPDISAADAVKSFLTANLSQMSKMPAWQETHVILF, translated from the coding sequence TTGACCGGGGTATTACAGAAAAATCAATTTCCCGATATATCTGCCGCAGATGCAGTAAAATCTTTCCTAACCGCGAATTTGTCACAGATGAGTAAAATGCCAGCTTGGCAAGAAACTCATGTAATTCTTTTTTGA
- a CDS encoding transposase, with amino-acid sequence MRKLTDSDKQEILKLYRETAETTSTLAERYGVSNSTISRLLKSTLPEEEYEFLVSLKRAARTPEGRAQVSYEQLPLLTQPPLVVEASSSVRSGGELLNPKVEKPTIEAEALPKPEPKPEALPEPEPENDFDFDQPIPANRRVKTRSSAVEKPKLPVIKETPIVKELEIVRHKPTETPIVPKPKIEVETRYSQPSLFAEILDEDLLDEPDDLEDDDLDDDLYEDEEDFEDEDYEAPKPLVTRRGNGEVSVQVLPLSVANLPKTCYLVIDRSAELITRPLKDFGDLGLIPSLENQQKTLPIFDNHRVAKRFSTKRDRVIKVPDSQMLHKASSHLQAKGITRLLIDGQVYSLSLV; translated from the coding sequence GTGAGAAAATTAACAGATTCTGACAAACAAGAAATTCTCAAGCTATATCGAGAAACTGCGGAAACAACCTCGACTTTAGCAGAACGCTATGGTGTGAGTAACTCTACAATTAGCCGTCTGCTTAAAAGTACCTTACCAGAAGAAGAGTACGAATTTCTCGTCTCTTTAAAACGTGCTGCTAGAACCCCTGAAGGCAGAGCGCAGGTAAGTTATGAGCAGTTACCGCTGTTGACCCAACCACCATTGGTAGTAGAGGCTTCTAGCAGCGTCCGCAGTGGTGGGGAGTTATTGAACCCAAAAGTAGAAAAGCCCACAATAGAAGCAGAAGCATTACCAAAACCAGAACCAAAACCAGAAGCATTACCAGAACCAGAACCAGAGAATGATTTTGATTTTGATCAACCGATTCCGGCTAATAGACGGGTGAAAACACGCTCCTCAGCAGTGGAAAAACCCAAGCTTCCTGTTATCAAGGAAACTCCTATTGTCAAAGAACTGGAAATTGTTAGACACAAGCCAACGGAAACGCCAATTGTTCCCAAACCAAAGATAGAGGTAGAAACTCGATATTCACAGCCGAGTCTGTTTGCGGAAATTCTGGATGAAGATTTGTTGGATGAACCTGATGATTTAGAAGATGACGATTTAGATGATGATTTGTATGAGGATGAGGAGGACTTTGAGGACGAAGACTATGAAGCTCCAAAACCCCTAGTTACTAGACGGGGAAATGGGGAAGTATCTGTACAAGTTTTACCATTGTCAGTCGCTAATTTACCGAAAACTTGCTATTTGGTAATTGATCGTTCTGCGGAGTTAATTACCCGGCCACTCAAGGATTTTGGTGATTTGGGTCTCATTCCTAGTTTGGAAAATCAACAGAAAACGCTGCCGATTTTTGACAACCACAGAGTAGCTAAACGCTTTTCTACTAAGCGCGATCGCGTGATTAAAGTTCCCGATAGTCAAATGCTCCATAAAGCTAGTAGCCATTTACAAGCTAAAGGGATTACGCGACTGTTGATTGATGGTCAAGTCTACTCATTGTCTTTGGTCTAA
- a CDS encoding integrase, with translation MVKWTLEEVNERLKAGRIGVTVCQRGDRLSLRGTFPAKPGIDKPPYQQYLALGCYANPAGLQYAEAEAKKVGGLLAQKQFTWSDYLEEPLTPVGDAQSWVKKFEVDYYNRKGRTPTTETTWKSDYLPAWQLLERELTPATIIAAAGKTTANTRKRKRVCEKLLALAKFAGITVDLKPYLGTYGSSETIPRNIPSKKEIEDSRNLFTGHWLWGYGVLAAYGLRPHELFFCEISPEHPHLLKVLKGKTGYREVYPYYLEWAKEWQLWEQATLPCNADTFKEYGGRVTRTFARKKVSFTPYCLRHAYCIRLATEYKIPVAIAKRCCKQFAASWAGHEPGVYLKTYQRWIGESEKRRVFEESIKTPD, from the coding sequence ATGGTCAAATGGACTCTAGAGGAAGTCAATGAACGTCTAAAAGCTGGGAGAATAGGCGTTACAGTCTGTCAACGTGGAGACAGGCTTTCACTGCGTGGCACATTCCCGGCAAAACCAGGAATTGATAAGCCACCCTATCAGCAATATCTAGCTTTAGGATGCTATGCCAACCCCGCAGGGCTGCAATATGCTGAAGCTGAAGCCAAAAAAGTTGGTGGATTACTGGCTCAAAAACAATTCACCTGGTCCGACTATTTAGAAGAACCATTAACACCGGTTGGCGATGCCCAATCATGGGTTAAGAAATTTGAAGTTGATTATTACAACCGCAAAGGCCGCACCCCTACCACTGAAACTACTTGGAAATCAGATTACCTACCAGCGTGGCAACTTCTAGAAAGGGAATTAACACCAGCAACAATCATCGCCGCAGCAGGGAAAACCACCGCCAACACCCGTAAACGTAAACGGGTATGTGAGAAGCTGCTGGCATTGGCTAAATTTGCGGGGATAACTGTAGATTTAAAACCATATTTGGGGACGTATGGGAGTAGTGAGACGATACCCCGGAATATCCCTAGTAAAAAAGAAATTGAGGACAGCAGAAATTTATTTACTGGACATTGGTTGTGGGGTTATGGGGTATTAGCGGCTTATGGACTTCGACCCCATGAATTATTTTTCTGTGAAATCTCACCAGAACATCCGCACTTGTTGAAAGTTCTAAAAGGTAAAACAGGGTACAGGGAAGTTTACCCCTATTATCTCGAATGGGCTAAAGAATGGCAGCTATGGGAACAAGCCACGCTCCCATGTAATGCTGATACTTTTAAAGAGTATGGTGGTAGAGTGACCCGGACATTTGCCAGAAAGAAAGTATCATTTACTCCCTACTGCTTACGTCATGCCTACTGCATAAGGTTAGCTACAGAATACAAAATCCCGGTAGCGATAGCGAAGCGCTGCTGCAAGCAGTTCGCTGCTAGTTGGGCGGGTCACGAACCGGGAGTGTATCTAAAAACTTATCAAAGATGGATTGGAGAATCTGAAAAACGACGGGTGTTTGAGGAAAGTATTAAAACACCAGACTAA
- a CDS encoding alpha-amylase family glycosyl hydrolase, translated as MRYFDEYCEIHLDPNIAPYTWVFRTNEKICIRFGVHLSKHPDLGQIAYELNDGQGYCDIDRIVAQPESVIENGFKMFSVVLPPIGNGGGYEYRLGYVDTDGNEHTSERSQFLFICDEAPRSMAEIPSLFLGFVNNQPLYGPKPSVSITPGPDDWNSRLFYSIIIDRFARSTDNDNTGLSAVKYDPSSPHASHGGTIRGVTDQIAYLKALGIRVIILSPVYVNEADGYHGYHPIHLLMVDPRLGTLECLRELVKKAHEADIAVILDVVVNHIADSINWEEYGGPPGGEFKYVQGEEAAVMPFPIEARNTALFHGPEYTDMVNQRLFGFLEDWRTETKYVRELLIQHLKYWIAETDIDGFRYDSARHVGVDFWEPCVEEILRYATHLGKKEFIQIAEHAGSTHAEVIEYNSAKFSGLIDYPTYYSIKNSLADGHWLGGFADYCCGFLKPSQQYHHGWQNNLMFLDNQDTTRIFHQFLCRMENGDEARVRLHFALACLILGPQTPFIYQGTEQEFCGALGVYQCEDTGNWLGHDCYVREDMFENPACAWQFGSINRKTFQPYSQHHPTFLLIHKLAEIRGQNKLIQNGTRTLLCSHENGMWCVLIHGTGDQQPLLIAMNLGITPVSEQSLKIPSCYGDFCTIDILITTSGGLLKLVADEIQIQLSAFTFMLGKLSKSLS; from the coding sequence ATGCGCTATTTTGATGAATACTGTGAAATACATTTAGACCCTAACATTGCACCATATACATGGGTGTTTAGAACTAACGAGAAAATCTGTATCAGATTTGGTGTTCACTTATCCAAACATCCAGATTTGGGGCAGATAGCTTATGAGTTAAATGATGGACAAGGATATTGCGATATAGATCGCATTGTAGCACAGCCGGAAAGCGTCATCGAAAATGGCTTTAAAATGTTTTCAGTCGTCTTACCTCCTATTGGAAATGGCGGAGGATATGAATATAGGTTAGGATACGTGGATACTGATGGGAATGAACATACAAGTGAGCGATCGCAGTTCCTCTTTATCTGCGATGAAGCACCACGTTCAATGGCAGAAATTCCCTCCCTATTTCTCGGATTTGTCAATAATCAGCCCCTGTATGGACCTAAACCATCAGTGTCCATCACACCTGGTCCTGATGATTGGAATTCTCGTTTATTTTACTCAATCATTATTGATAGATTTGCTCGCAGTACGGACAACGATAACACTGGTCTAAGTGCAGTTAAATATGATCCATCTTCTCCCCATGCCAGTCATGGCGGCACAATTCGCGGTGTAACTGACCAGATAGCATACCTGAAAGCACTAGGAATCAGAGTCATTATTCTGAGTCCTGTCTATGTCAACGAGGCTGATGGTTATCATGGCTATCATCCTATTCATTTATTAATGGTTGATCCCCGTCTGGGTACACTTGAATGTCTGCGTGAATTGGTGAAAAAAGCGCATGAAGCTGATATTGCCGTCATTTTAGATGTAGTTGTCAATCACATCGCAGATAGCATTAACTGGGAAGAATATGGCGGTCCACCAGGGGGAGAATTCAAGTATGTGCAAGGTGAAGAAGCTGCGGTTATGCCTTTTCCCATCGAGGCACGTAATACGGCACTTTTTCACGGACCAGAATACACCGACATGGTGAATCAAAGACTCTTTGGGTTTCTCGAAGACTGGCGCACGGAGACGAAATATGTCCGCGAGTTACTGATTCAACACCTTAAATACTGGATTGCCGAAACAGATATTGATGGTTTTCGCTACGATTCAGCCCGTCATGTTGGGGTTGATTTTTGGGAACCTTGTGTAGAAGAAATATTAAGATATGCAACACATCTAGGGAAAAAAGAATTTATACAAATAGCAGAACACGCAGGAAGCACCCACGCAGAAGTAATTGAATATAATAGTGCCAAATTTTCCGGTTTGATTGACTATCCAACCTACTATTCTATTAAAAATAGTCTGGCTGATGGTCATTGGCTAGGAGGTTTTGCAGATTATTGTTGTGGTTTTCTAAAACCATCGCAGCAATATCATCATGGTTGGCAGAATAATCTGATGTTCCTGGATAACCAAGACACAACCAGAATTTTTCATCAATTCTTGTGTCGGATGGAAAATGGAGATGAAGCGCGAGTCCGGTTACATTTTGCCCTTGCTTGTTTAATTTTAGGTCCACAAACACCTTTTATCTATCAAGGAACAGAACAAGAGTTTTGTGGTGCTTTAGGAGTATATCAATGTGAGGATACAGGGAATTGGCTGGGTCATGATTGTTATGTACGGGAGGATATGTTTGAAAATCCTGCTTGTGCTTGGCAGTTTGGGTCAATTAATCGGAAAACTTTTCAGCCATATAGTCAACACCATCCCACTTTTTTACTAATTCACAAACTTGCTGAAATTCGTGGGCAAAACAAACTGATTCAAAATGGCACAAGAACCTTATTGTGTTCTCATGAAAATGGTATGTGGTGTGTGCTTATTCATGGTACTGGTGATCAACAACCGCTGTTAATAGCCATGAATTTGGGAATTACTCCCGTATCTGAGCAGAGTTTAAAGATTCCTAGCTGCTATGGAGATTTTTGTACAATTGATATCCTAATTACTACGTCAGGTGGATTACTTAAACTGGTGGCAGACGAAATACAAATTCAGCTTTCAGCTTTTACATTTATGCTGGGGAAACTATCCAAAAGTCTTTCTTGA
- a CDS encoding class I SAM-dependent methyltransferase: MEKITATVYDTIDPYQWVTDIAHQAWKTRDQEVWANNIQDLITPDAVVLDAGCGLGRLLPRFWSAKKIVLVEPDQKRFLHASVVAKCLLNQDQKLLEKLKDDAFWQTDEYDGLLKEAHTSPVKSDKVHLLNDVMQSPAIAQYGTFDIIVCSHIFEHISLDIIQESIAAFYNLLKPNGSLVIFACKSPILHHKGATKEFDHQHILISREEFAEICKNGHSAGLGIRYMPFDLFQTILTNPFNPTLQETFGDEFKFKSEHYQLPTTPLFTIKQWEAYHSEFYTHKTMEVGTYIEYPQIQARLYRPIKPIESAAEILELEHQVNQNETLKKMHLIDMVVVAKK; the protein is encoded by the coding sequence ATGGAAAAAATTACTGCTACAGTCTACGACACAATTGACCCCTACCAATGGGTAACAGATATAGCTCATCAAGCCTGGAAAACTAGAGATCAGGAAGTTTGGGCTAACAACATTCAGGACTTGATTACACCTGACGCAGTTGTTCTTGATGCTGGATGTGGACTAGGAAGATTACTGCCTCGGTTTTGGTCAGCTAAAAAGATTGTTTTGGTCGAACCAGATCAAAAGAGATTTTTACACGCTTCCGTCGTAGCAAAATGTTTGCTTAATCAAGACCAAAAACTATTAGAAAAATTAAAAGATGACGCTTTTTGGCAAACTGATGAATATGATGGTTTACTTAAAGAAGCACATACATCACCAGTCAAAAGTGATAAAGTTCATCTTCTGAATGATGTCATGCAAAGTCCAGCGATCGCGCAATATGGAACTTTTGACATCATCGTTTGTTCCCACATTTTTGAACATATTTCTTTAGACATTATCCAAGAAAGTATTGCCGCTTTTTATAACCTCTTGAAGCCAAATGGTTCTTTAGTAATATTTGCTTGTAAGTCTCCCATCCTCCATCACAAGGGAGCTACTAAGGAGTTTGATCATCAACATATTTTGATTAGCCGAGAAGAATTTGCCGAAATTTGTAAAAATGGACATTCCGCAGGTTTAGGAATTAGATATATGCCCTTCGATCTGTTCCAGACTATCCTCACTAATCCGTTCAATCCCACATTACAAGAGACATTTGGAGATGAGTTTAAATTCAAATCAGAACATTATCAACTTCCCACAACACCCCTATTTACCATCAAGCAATGGGAAGCTTACCATTCTGAGTTTTATACTCACAAAACTATGGAAGTTGGCACATATATTGAATATCCACAAATTCAAGCCCGTCTTTATCGGCCAATTAAACCAATAGAGAGTGCGGCAGAAATATTAGAACTTGAACACCAAGTTAATCAAAATGAAACGTTGAAAAAAATGCACTTGATTGATATGGTTGTAGTCGCAAAAAAATGA
- a CDS encoding ABC transporter ATP-binding protein/permease, whose translation MNGFKLRAVSQFWAIAKLYWLGNEKRGAISLLGLLAILLFANTQVKVFLNTVQGNLISALSVRNSTGFWQGITVAFAGIVIFGFLNSGYGYLREIIGLYWRKWLTHDLLNQYFQNRAFYELSNFDKEIDNPDQRISEDVANFCQQSIGFLVNCLESILVVIAFSVILWSISPNLVIALILYSILAYTITIVFYGKKLTQLNIEQLRKEANFRFSLVRIRENSESIAFYNGISQEENKVKFIFNQVFNNFKKLILWSEVYLNVFKYQFGYLPWIIPALILGNQILSGETEVGKITEAGGAFGQVAFSVNLIMYQFEKFTKFAAAINRLYVFHEYLQKSRKSTADNSNIQILKENRLAFENLTVQTPNYEKTLFQNLSLELQAGQSLLVMGDSGCGKSSLLRVLAGLWNSGTGVIVRPELEEILFLPQRPYMILGTLREQLIYPHSNANISDEELDRIIKLVNLSDLAARFEGLDIEKDWSEILSLGEQQRLAFARLLITKPKYAILDEATSALDVKNEEKLYNLLIDIETTFISVGHRPTLKKYHQIVVNLSASGHSTGV comes from the coding sequence ATGAATGGATTTAAACTCAGAGCAGTATCGCAATTTTGGGCGATCGCCAAACTCTATTGGTTAGGTAATGAAAAACGAGGTGCGATCAGTTTACTTGGACTTCTAGCGATTTTACTATTCGCTAATACTCAAGTTAAGGTTTTTCTAAATACCGTACAAGGAAACCTGATTTCTGCCCTTTCGGTTCGTAATAGTACAGGATTTTGGCAAGGTATAACAGTTGCTTTTGCTGGAATTGTTATCTTTGGTTTTTTAAACTCTGGCTATGGCTATTTACGAGAAATAATCGGTTTATATTGGCGCAAATGGTTAACCCATGATTTACTCAATCAATATTTTCAAAATCGTGCTTTTTATGAATTGAGTAATTTTGATAAAGAAATTGATAACCCAGACCAACGTATTTCTGAAGACGTTGCTAATTTTTGTCAGCAATCTATTGGTTTCTTGGTCAATTGTCTGGAATCAATTTTGGTAGTGATTGCATTTAGTGTCATTCTCTGGTCTATTTCTCCTAATTTAGTTATTGCTTTAATACTCTATTCTATATTAGCTTATACAATTACTATTGTTTTTTATGGTAAAAAATTAACTCAACTCAATATTGAACAACTCAGAAAAGAGGCTAATTTTCGCTTCAGCTTAGTTCGCATTCGAGAAAATTCTGAGTCTATCGCCTTCTATAATGGCATATCTCAAGAAGAAAACAAAGTTAAATTTATATTTAATCAAGTATTTAATAATTTTAAAAAATTAATCCTCTGGTCAGAAGTATATTTAAATGTATTTAAATATCAATTTGGTTATCTGCCTTGGATTATCCCAGCGTTAATTTTAGGAAACCAAATTCTCTCAGGGGAAACTGAAGTAGGCAAAATCACCGAAGCTGGAGGAGCTTTTGGACAAGTTGCTTTTTCAGTGAATTTGATTATGTATCAATTTGAAAAATTTACAAAATTTGCTGCGGCCATTAATCGGTTATATGTTTTTCATGAATATCTCCAAAAATCCAGAAAATCAACTGCTGATAACAGCAATATTCAGATACTAAAAGAAAACAGATTAGCATTTGAAAATCTGACTGTTCAGACTCCTAACTATGAAAAAACCCTATTTCAAAACCTTTCTCTAGAATTACAAGCGGGTCAAAGCTTACTTGTCATGGGAGATAGTGGTTGTGGGAAAAGTTCTTTATTGCGCGTCTTAGCTGGCTTATGGAATTCAGGAACTGGTGTAATTGTCCGTCCAGAATTAGAAGAAATACTATTTTTACCTCAGCGTCCTTACATGATTTTAGGTACTCTGCGAGAGCAGTTAATCTATCCCCATAGCAATGCTAATATTAGTGATGAAGAACTTGATCGAATTATCAAGTTAGTGAATTTATCAGACTTAGCTGCAAGATTTGAGGGTTTAGATATAGAGAAAGATTGGAGTGAAATTCTTTCTTTAGGAGAACAACAAAGATTAGCTTTTGCTCGGCTTTTAATCACTAAACCCAAATATGCTATCTTAGATGAGGCTACTAGTGCGTTAGATGTTAAAAATGAAGAAAAACTTTATAATTTGCTGATAGATATAGAGACAACCTTTATTAGTGTTGGACATCGCCCGACTCTCAAAAAATATCATCAAATTGTTGTTAATCTTTCAGCTTCAGGTCATTCCACTGGAGTTTAG
- a CDS encoding GtrA family protein, which produces MNHFLEITNLINRLQLSSSWVFLSRLVRFAIVGLSGVFVDLGVFYFLHTFLGWLLTPSGMLSTEVAIINNFLWNDVWTFGDISDSQQLDNERLQRFFKFNLICFFGLILNSLIVNFLVYKFEMNEYMAKLVAIVCVTFWNFGINLRWNWQIKETTES; this is translated from the coding sequence ATGAATCATTTTCTGGAGATTACCAATCTCATCAACAGACTGCAATTAAGTTCTTCTTGGGTTTTTCTCAGTCGTCTGGTTCGTTTCGCTATTGTAGGTTTAAGTGGTGTATTTGTAGATTTGGGAGTATTTTACTTTCTACATACATTCTTAGGTTGGTTATTAACTCCCAGTGGAATGCTTTCTACCGAAGTGGCAATTATTAATAATTTTCTCTGGAATGATGTATGGACATTTGGTGATATATCTGATTCACAACAGTTAGATAATGAGCGATTACAAAGGTTTTTTAAGTTCAATCTTATTTGTTTTTTTGGACTGATTTTGAATAGTTTAATTGTGAATTTTTTAGTTTATAAATTTGAAATGAATGAATATATGGCAAAATTGGTGGCAATTGTTTGTGTGACTTTCTGGAATTTTGGCATTAATCTGAGATGGAACTGGCAAATTAAGGAGACAACAGAATCATGA